The DNA region cccccaacccccaaccccggTCAAAGCATAAACCACAGAGTTACGGTCTTCTCTGGATTTTGGAGTATCGCTTCCTGCCCCCGCCTTCCCTCCCCGCCCCATTCTCTGTCCTATTGAACACCTCGCCCAGCCTAGAGCACTGTGAGCTCACATTCTCCCCCGGCTCCGGATGGCGCTCCTGGAAGCTCTGCAGCCAGTCTCTACTTCAAATGGGTGAGTTCAAAAACCTTTCTAACCTCGGAATCCAGCGCTTCCCCCAAACCCCATCTCTTAGGATTGTTGCATGTGGCACGCTTGCCCTGGGGGAAGGTAGATGCATATTTTCCTCTCCTCAGTCAAGCGTGCTAGTTACAAATGAAAGGTTTGAAGAGACGTTTAATTCCAATTGCAgattgcttcctttcttttccgAACAGAACTGGATAGTTCTGAGCCTATTCATATTATTTTCCAATTTGGTGAGTGATTTTACCCAAAGCTGCAAAGTTTTCTTTGATACAACAGGCATTTACATgttcaggtatgtgtgtgtgtgtgtgtgtgtgtgtgtgtgtgtgtgtgtgtgtgtgttgcgtatACAGGGCTGTATGGAGACAGAAATGGATCTAAATTTTGTGAAGGGAAGAGGCATGGAGAGCGAGGAGGTAGCCACACTGGACCACCTGTTTGCTGCATTTTACTCCTGTGTCCGCAACCGAGATCgcctgtcatttttatttatttatttattttgctttgttttgtttcaagaaagaaaggaagaattgtGTTGCGCTCCCCTCAGTCCCTGAGACCCTAACTTGTGATGTTTACCGTTTAAATCCACGGGTTAGGCTCTTGGGAGCTGCGAGTCGTGCCTTTGCATCGCTGAAGGAACTTTTTGtcttttaaggaaggaaggaaggaaggaaggaaggaaggaagaaagaaagaaagaaagaaagaaagaaagaaagaaagaaagaaaggaaggaaggaagaaagaaaagtttgtcCGAGTGATGGGAATACACCTCTGAGGCTTCCATTGTTAGGTGGGATCAGGTGACCAGAGTGTGGCAGCTCCTGGATTCTGTGAAAGTAGGCACAGGAT from Rattus norvegicus strain BN/NHsdMcwi chromosome 8, GRCr8, whole genome shotgun sequence includes:
- the Mir100hgl gene encoding uncharacterized protein Mir100hgl isoform X2; its protein translation is MLEKEEEKEKDFFLFKSSCPWEIFLFSLDFLIYFKFFNRLFPKFDRPQPLPPLPPNCLPPNPQPRSKHKPQSYGLLWILEYRFLPPPSLPAPFSVLLNTSPSLEHCELTFSPGSGWRSWKLCSQSLLQMGEFKNLSNLGIQRFPQTPSLRIVACGTLALGEGRCIFSSPQSSVLVTNERFEETFNSNCRLLPFFSEQNWIVLSLFILFSNLVSDFTQSCKVFFDTTGIYMFRYVCVCVCVCVCVCVCVLRIQGCMETEMDLNFVKGRGMESEEVATLDHLFAAFYSCVRNRDRLSFLFIYLFCFVLFQERKEELCCAPLSP